The bacterium genome includes a region encoding these proteins:
- the mscL gene encoding large conductance mechanosensitive channel protein MscL, with amino-acid sequence MLKEFREFLMRGNVVDMAVGFIVGVAFGRVVTSLVNDIIMPPVGLALKGIDFANLFIALRGGPYPSLAAAKAAGAPTINYGVFINTVADFVIVAAVIFLLVRSINRLHPAPPAAAPATRECPYCLSQIPVKARRCAYCTSELQPA; translated from the coding sequence GTGCTCAAGGAGTTTCGCGAGTTCCTGATGCGGGGCAACGTGGTAGACATGGCGGTCGGCTTCATCGTCGGCGTGGCGTTCGGCCGGGTCGTTACGTCGCTGGTCAACGATATCATCATGCCGCCGGTCGGTCTCGCGCTCAAGGGCATCGACTTCGCCAATCTGTTCATCGCGCTGCGCGGCGGGCCGTACCCGTCGCTCGCTGCGGCAAAGGCCGCCGGCGCTCCGACGATCAACTACGGCGTCTTCATCAACACCGTCGCGGATTTTGTGATCGTCGCGGCGGTGATCTTCCTGCTGGTGCGGTCGATCAACCGCCTGCATCCGGCGCCGCCCGCCGCCGCGCCGGCAACCCGCGAGTGTCCGTACTGTCTGTCGCAGATCCCGGTGAAGGCGCGGCGCTGCGCCTACTGCACTTCGGAGTTGCAGCCCGCCTGA
- the proS gene encoding proline--tRNA ligase: protein MSRPAARPEDEREFVKEIPSKAEHFSDWYTAVVLKAELADYSPVRGCIVVRPYGYAIWEQIQQGLDRRFKATGHVNAYFPLFIPRSFLEREAKHVEGFAPEVAWVTRGGGEELSEPLAVRPTSETVIGHMYARWIRSYRDLPVLINQWCNVVRWEKATRPFLRTMEFLWQEGHTAHRTADEAEAEARQMLEVYRDFAETDAAIPVLSGRKPESEKFPGAERSYTIEALMPDGQALQSGTSHNLGQNFARAFDIKFLDSDNVEKHAYTTSWGVSWRIFGGMIMVHGDDRGLVVPPALAPFQAVVVPILTGPKRDDVLAAARDLTKRLSATARVRLDDRTEVTPGWKYNDWEMRGVPLRVEIGPRDLAQQQVVLAPRAGGAKRTAPLDGLDRAVPAALAEVQRALFDQARAYLDAHIVPASSLAELVEAVAARRGFVRAVWCGSAACEQSIRKASGASPRVITEERAGGPCIACGAAGKDVVYFARAY, encoded by the coding sequence ATGTCGCGGCCGGCCGCTCGTCCCGAGGATGAGCGTGAGTTCGTCAAAGAGATTCCCTCGAAGGCCGAGCACTTTTCCGACTGGTACACCGCCGTCGTGCTCAAGGCCGAGCTGGCGGACTACTCGCCGGTCCGCGGCTGCATCGTGGTCCGGCCCTACGGCTACGCGATTTGGGAGCAGATTCAGCAGGGTCTCGATCGCCGGTTCAAGGCCACGGGCCACGTCAACGCGTACTTTCCACTGTTCATCCCGCGCAGCTTCCTCGAGCGCGAGGCGAAGCACGTCGAAGGGTTCGCGCCCGAGGTCGCGTGGGTCACCCGCGGCGGCGGGGAGGAGTTGAGCGAGCCGCTCGCAGTCCGTCCGACGTCCGAGACCGTGATCGGGCACATGTACGCGCGATGGATCCGCTCCTACCGCGACCTGCCCGTGCTGATCAACCAGTGGTGCAACGTGGTGCGCTGGGAGAAGGCGACGCGGCCGTTCCTGCGTACGATGGAGTTCCTCTGGCAGGAGGGGCACACCGCGCACCGGACCGCGGACGAAGCGGAGGCCGAGGCGCGCCAGATGCTGGAGGTCTACCGCGACTTCGCCGAAACCGACGCGGCGATCCCCGTGCTCTCGGGGCGCAAGCCCGAGAGCGAAAAGTTTCCTGGCGCGGAGCGCTCGTACACGATCGAGGCGCTGATGCCCGACGGACAGGCGCTGCAGTCGGGCACCTCCCACAACCTCGGCCAGAACTTCGCGCGGGCGTTCGACATCAAGTTCCTCGACAGCGACAACGTCGAAAAGCACGCCTACACCACCTCGTGGGGGGTGAGCTGGCGGATCTTCGGCGGAATGATCATGGTCCACGGCGACGACCGCGGCCTGGTGGTGCCGCCCGCGCTCGCACCGTTTCAGGCGGTCGTCGTGCCGATCCTGACCGGACCGAAGCGCGACGACGTGCTGGCCGCGGCGCGCGACCTCACGAAGCGGCTGAGCGCGACCGCGCGCGTGCGGCTCGACGACCGCACGGAAGTCACGCCCGGCTGGAAGTACAATGACTGGGAGATGCGCGGCGTGCCGCTGCGGGTCGAGATCGGGCCGCGCGATCTGGCGCAGCAGCAGGTGGTGCTCGCGCCGCGCGCCGGGGGCGCGAAGCGGACGGCGCCGCTCGACGGGCTCGACCGGGCGGTGCCCGCCGCGCTCGCGGAGGTCCAGCGCGCGCTCTTCGATCAGGCCCGGGCCTACCTCGACGCCCACATCGTCCCGGCTTCGTCGCTAGCCGAGCTGGTCGAGGCGGTCGCCGCCCGGCGCGGGTTTGTGCGCGCGGTGTGGTGCGGCTCGGCCGCGTGCGAGCAGTCGATCCGCAAGGCCAGCGGGGCATCGCCGCGCGTCATCACCGAGGAGCGCGCGGGCGGACCGTGCATCGCCTGCGGCGCCGCGGGCAAAGATGTCGTCTACTTCGCCCGCGCCTACTGA
- a CDS encoding TlpA disulfide reductase family protein, translated as MVLLAIAAAAAAGAAVLWVAPPHTRSLRGTPGAVIGEPGSPVPPGLIPPGSAGEVKPVPAPAFALTVLSRGAPPSSPSTGPAAAVPAAGSRLVLSALRGHPVVVNFWGSWCAPCRAEMPLLVKAWHAYAARGVMVVGLDVDDTPGEARRFLNEYGVDYPIVTVPDDRLPRAYGVIGLPTTVFVDASGMIRARQLGGFVGADGEKTLTQRLEALLAAGRR; from the coding sequence GTGGTGCTGCTCGCGATCGCGGCGGCCGCGGCGGCCGGCGCCGCCGTGTTGTGGGTGGCGCCGCCGCACACGCGCTCGCTGCGCGGCACGCCGGGCGCCGTCATCGGCGAGCCCGGCAGCCCCGTTCCGCCGGGCCTGATTCCGCCGGGTTCGGCCGGCGAGGTGAAACCCGTTCCGGCCCCCGCGTTTGCGCTGACCGTGCTGTCCCGCGGCGCGCCGCCGTCCTCGCCGTCCACCGGTCCGGCGGCCGCCGTCCCTGCGGCGGGGTCGCGTCTTGTGTTGTCCGCGCTGCGCGGCCACCCGGTCGTCGTCAATTTCTGGGGATCGTGGTGCGCCCCGTGCCGGGCCGAGATGCCGCTGCTCGTCAAAGCGTGGCACGCCTACGCGGCCCGCGGCGTGATGGTCGTCGGATTGGACGTCGACGATACGCCCGGTGAGGCGCGCCGGTTCCTGAACGAGTACGGCGTCGATTACCCGATCGTCACGGTGCCGGACGACCGGTTGCCGCGCGCCTACGGCGTGATCGGCCTCCCGACGACGGTCTTCGTCGACGCGTCGGGGATGATCCGCGCCCGGCAGCTCGGCGGTTTCGTCGGCGCGGACGGTGAGAAAACGCTCACGCAGCGGCTCGAAGCCCTGCTCGCGGCCGGTCGCCGCTAG